One Paraglaciecola mesophila genomic region harbors:
- a CDS encoding TolC family protein: MTLIDAISRAQQQDPWLSGSQQKERALQARGVAGDTLDNPELSFGLLNLPSDGFALDQEPMTQFKVGIKQTFTRGDSRSITRQRFNQLAAAQPLMRDDRRKQITQTITLLWLDLYYAKQSIALATQQSDVLQQLIDIAQRNYASVYANGSGQITQNDVLNAQLDKATLGDRIAELNVSKRTIEAKLCQWLVNERSSHAGLSNQYASVNASDSFSETLPQDFTFGKHELEFDNCELASDAAGEQPEIASLPDFIILDTQHMTAQSNTADKQGPLGRRNAMLALLVEHPRIQALKQNITASDSDVKLAKTQYDPKWAVNASYAQRQDDAQNSSRADFWSLGVSVDLPLFSDQKQDSLVAAAHHQKEALRTDYRLLIRQMMAQLDVLSAQFVEYAKRIRHYEQIILPNVVEQKEVSTANLSHDYGSLHAAVEVSITELDAKLALLKLRIEQQKIHAKINYFLPHQDVRLLSADDASPVAQQSHKQSASDNSPSSVNPSSAILSGVRP, from the coding sequence ATGACGCTTATTGACGCGATCTCCCGCGCTCAGCAACAAGATCCTTGGCTATCTGGTAGCCAGCAAAAAGAACGGGCTTTGCAAGCTCGGGGCGTGGCGGGGGATACACTTGATAACCCAGAGCTTTCTTTTGGTTTACTGAACCTGCCCAGTGATGGTTTTGCCTTAGATCAAGAACCTATGACCCAGTTTAAAGTGGGGATAAAACAGACCTTTACCCGTGGTGATAGTCGCAGCATCACTCGCCAACGCTTTAACCAATTGGCCGCGGCCCAGCCACTTATGCGTGATGACAGGCGTAAGCAGATTACCCAGACCATTACCTTATTGTGGTTAGATTTATATTACGCCAAGCAAAGTATTGCCCTAGCTACCCAGCAAAGTGACGTATTGCAGCAACTGATTGATATTGCCCAGCGAAACTATGCCTCGGTGTATGCGAATGGCAGTGGCCAGATTACCCAGAATGATGTGCTAAATGCACAGTTAGATAAGGCAACGTTAGGAGATCGCATTGCAGAACTTAACGTCAGCAAGCGCACTATTGAAGCAAAATTATGCCAGTGGTTAGTCAATGAGCGTTCGTCACATGCAGGTTTATCAAACCAGTACGCGTCAGTTAATGCCTCTGATTCTTTCTCAGAGACGCTCCCCCAGGATTTTACATTTGGTAAGCATGAACTTGAATTTGATAACTGTGAGTTAGCCAGTGATGCCGCGGGTGAGCAGCCAGAAATAGCTTCTTTACCTGACTTTATCATCCTTGATACGCAACACATGACTGCACAGTCAAATACCGCTGATAAGCAAGGGCCCCTGGGGCGACGTAATGCAATGTTAGCGTTACTCGTTGAGCACCCGCGTATCCAAGCGCTTAAGCAGAACATCACAGCCAGTGACAGTGACGTAAAGTTGGCCAAAACCCAATACGACCCGAAGTGGGCTGTTAACGCGAGTTATGCTCAACGACAAGACGACGCGCAAAATAGTAGTCGCGCAGATTTTTGGTCATTGGGGGTGAGTGTGGATTTACCGTTGTTTTCTGATCAAAAACAAGACAGCCTTGTGGCTGCTGCCCATCATCAAAAAGAGGCTCTTAGAACAGATTATCGCCTACTTATTCGACAAATGATGGCTCAGCTTGATGTGTTATCTGCTCAGTTCGTGGAATATGCAAAACGTATACGCCATTACGAACAGATTATTTTGCCGAATGTTGTTGAGCAAAAAGAGGTGAGTACTGCCAATTTGAGTCATGACTACGGTAGTTTACACGCTGCTGTAGAGGTGTCTATTACTGAACTGGATGCAAAGCTGGCGTTACTCAAACTGCGTATTGAACAACAAAAAATTCACGCGAAAATCAACTATTTTTTACCCCATCAAGATGTACGTTTATTGTCTGCAGATGATGCTTCTCCGGTCGCGCAGCAATCACATAAACAGTCTGCTTCCGACAACTCACCCTCATCAGTAAACCCGTCGTCTGCAATATTATCAGGAGTACGCCCATGA
- a CDS encoding cation:proton antiporter, translating into MHFDPILPAVVGTTLIGLLLSLLFRQFKLPLVLAYILTGLIVGPQCLSLINDIDVIETMGSLGVILLLFFIGMEVSPDKLRRSWRVSITSTGLQIILCVACVYLVGSLLDWSLQRIVLLGFVLSLSSTAVVLKLMQDNNELHSEQGQHVLGILLVQDLAVIPMVIVIGIMDETGVQSDVIAMQVGAGIGVLILVRWLLNQEYVEFRWLNKLKVNHELQVFGALLCCFGLALVSGLMHLSTALGAFVGGMLVAKMKDSLWIRSSLEAFHVVFIALFFMSIGMLLNVHFIVQNSTLLASLLFLVLVGNTLIATVTLRLLKISWAKSLYAAAMLAQVGEFSFILATLGRQSKLISDYGYHVTVAVIALSLFASPFWVALARKVLPAPCVPIAEDDNK; encoded by the coding sequence ATGCATTTTGACCCTATTTTACCCGCCGTGGTGGGCACAACCTTAATCGGCTTGTTGCTCTCTTTACTGTTTAGACAGTTCAAACTACCTCTTGTGCTCGCTTATATTCTGACCGGGCTTATTGTTGGCCCTCAGTGTTTAAGTCTGATTAATGACATTGATGTGATTGAGACAATGGGCTCGTTAGGTGTGATATTGCTGTTGTTTTTCATCGGAATGGAGGTCAGCCCAGATAAATTGCGCCGCAGTTGGCGTGTCTCTATCACCAGTACTGGATTGCAAATAATATTGTGTGTGGCGTGCGTTTACCTTGTTGGTAGCCTGCTTGATTGGTCACTTCAGCGAATCGTGTTGCTCGGGTTTGTGCTGAGCTTAAGTAGCACGGCTGTGGTGCTCAAGTTAATGCAAGACAATAACGAGCTGCACAGTGAACAAGGCCAGCATGTTCTAGGTATCTTACTGGTGCAAGATTTAGCGGTGATCCCTATGGTGATTGTGATTGGCATAATGGATGAGACAGGTGTTCAATCCGACGTGATTGCTATGCAAGTGGGTGCGGGCATTGGAGTGTTGATATTAGTGCGCTGGTTACTGAATCAAGAATATGTTGAGTTTCGTTGGCTGAATAAGCTCAAAGTGAACCACGAGTTACAGGTTTTCGGGGCGTTACTGTGTTGTTTTGGCTTGGCGTTAGTATCTGGCTTAATGCACCTGTCGACGGCATTAGGGGCATTTGTTGGCGGCATGCTGGTGGCAAAGATGAAAGATTCACTGTGGATCAGAAGCAGTTTAGAGGCCTTTCATGTGGTGTTTATTGCGCTGTTTTTCATGTCTATAGGTATGTTGTTAAACGTGCACTTTATTGTTCAAAACAGTACGCTATTGGCATCATTACTGTTCTTAGTATTGGTGGGGAATACGTTAATTGCCACTGTGACTCTGCGTTTGCTAAAAATCAGTTGGGCAAAGAGTCTTTATGCCGCGGCTATGTTGGCTCAAGTGGGCGAGTTTAGTTTTATTCTGGCTACACTCGGTCGCCAATCTAAGCTTATAAGTGACTATGGTTATCATGTGACGGTTGCGGTGATTGCATTGAGTTTGTTCGCGAGCCCCTTTTGGGTGGCACTAGCACGCAAAGTTTTACCAGCACCTTGTGTTCCTATTGCAGAAGACGATAATAAATAG
- a CDS encoding efflux RND transporter periplasmic adaptor subunit — protein MKTHLRIAIALLIGGVIGAAISTLLFSSRGMNEHKQVDNQTAKGTKGSSQQREPLYWVAPMDPNFRRDKPGKSPMGMDLIPFYGNQRGADESMSAQAGSVKISPDVVNNLGVRTAQAKMTTLNNTIETVGYIKYNEDTIVHMHPRVEGWVDALYVSTAGETVSKGQKMYGIYSPQLVSAQEEYLLAKKGKSRVIIDAARQRLLALHMPQEAMQQLDSDGKVLQSVTFYAPQSGVLEHLKIRHGFYVKPGDTLLSIASLDEVWVEAEVFEQQASLLEEGLAVNMDVAYLPDRQWQGKLDYIYPSLDISTRALRVRLRFDNPERLLKPNMYSNITIQGKPSAATLTVPREAVIRTGNQDRVVLALGEGYFKSVAVTLGKMSREAIEITSGIEMGDEVVTSAQFLIDSQSSISSDFVRMDHDNGSASTRQNNNSMQAHMKMSMDMESKSQSKKQNVKTAPEQAQVRGTVNSINIEQRSANISRGPIEKWGRGPATMVFSFAEHIDEHVLHQLNANSRIEFTFEISDGDFVIVALSIIDEGAS, from the coding sequence ATGAAAACTCATTTGCGAATAGCGATCGCCTTACTTATTGGTGGTGTGATAGGAGCGGCTATAAGCACGCTGCTTTTTTCATCGCGCGGCATGAACGAGCATAAACAAGTAGACAATCAGACAGCGAAGGGGACTAAGGGGAGTAGCCAGCAACGGGAGCCCTTGTATTGGGTTGCCCCGATGGATCCAAATTTTCGTAGAGACAAACCGGGCAAGTCACCAATGGGGATGGATCTTATCCCATTTTATGGCAACCAAAGGGGGGCTGATGAAAGCATGTCTGCGCAAGCGGGGTCAGTAAAAATCTCTCCTGATGTGGTGAATAATTTGGGGGTACGCACAGCGCAGGCGAAAATGACCACCTTAAACAATACCATTGAGACGGTGGGTTACATCAAATACAACGAAGACACCATAGTGCACATGCACCCGCGAGTTGAAGGCTGGGTCGATGCGTTATACGTGAGCACAGCAGGAGAGACCGTTAGTAAAGGGCAAAAAATGTATGGTATTTACTCCCCCCAATTGGTCAGTGCTCAAGAAGAGTATTTACTGGCCAAAAAGGGGAAAAGTCGCGTCATTATTGACGCAGCACGGCAAAGGTTGTTAGCGCTGCATATGCCGCAAGAGGCTATGCAGCAGTTGGATAGCGACGGAAAAGTACTGCAAAGTGTGACCTTCTACGCCCCTCAATCTGGGGTATTAGAACATTTAAAAATTCGCCATGGATTTTATGTCAAGCCGGGAGACACGCTACTGTCGATTGCGAGCCTTGACGAGGTATGGGTAGAGGCTGAAGTGTTCGAGCAACAGGCTTCACTGTTAGAGGAAGGACTTGCTGTTAACATGGACGTGGCATACCTGCCTGATAGGCAGTGGCAAGGCAAGCTAGATTACATTTACCCTTCCCTTGATATATCTACTCGTGCCCTGCGAGTCCGGTTACGTTTTGATAACCCTGAACGATTACTCAAACCCAATATGTACTCAAATATTACGATCCAAGGTAAGCCCAGTGCCGCGACGCTAACGGTACCTCGTGAAGCTGTCATCCGTACAGGTAATCAAGACCGAGTGGTGCTGGCCTTAGGTGAGGGATATTTTAAGTCTGTTGCGGTCACGTTAGGCAAAATGTCCCGTGAGGCAATTGAAATTACCAGTGGGATTGAAATGGGTGATGAAGTGGTCACCTCGGCTCAGTTTTTAATTGATTCACAAAGCAGTATTTCATCTGATTTTGTGCGTATGGATCACGACAACGGATCTGCCAGCACCCGCCAAAATAATAACAGTATGCAGGCTCACATGAAAATGAGCATGGACATGGAAAGCAAAAGCCAAAGCAAAAAACAAAACGTTAAAACGGCACCAGAGCAGGCACAGGTTCGAGGCACAGTAAACTCGATTAATATTGAACAACGCAGTGCAAATATTAGCCGCGGTCCTATCGAAAAATGGGGGCGAGGTCCTGCAACTATGGTATTTAGCTTTGCTGAACATATTGATGAGCATGTGCTTCATCAGCTAAATGCAAATAGTCGAATAGAATTCACCTTTGAAATTAGCGACGGCGATTTTGTGATTGTAGCCTTATCCATTATTGATGAGGGCGCGTCATGA
- a CDS encoding M61 family metallopeptidase, with the protein MSHDSFDIHYTVNVSSLAGHLIDVSLHINLPSNEGHELSLPAWIPGSYMIRDFAKNLVEVSAKHKDGNAVEIRKLDKQTWKLAANTGPIEVCYRVYAHDLSVRSAYVFDDFAFFNGTSVFLALKNHRDVPSLVTLVKPQLAPCDKWRVATTLPLANTTKHHEFGEYQAKNYNELIDHPILLGNYDAIPFDVVTPVKQTEGVDAQHTCQFELILAGGHRSDTKRMAEDLRKLCAHHFALFDDTPPVDRYLFITMLTGKDFGGLEHISSTALLYSRDDLPSLAQADHMPDGYRTFLSLCSHEFLHTWHVKRTRPAVLQASELSQETYTPQLWIYEGFTSYYDDISLTRSYVTGHESYLEVLGQTLTRLERNAGRFKQTVTDSSFDAWTKFYQQDASAINNIVSYYVKGAVIALCLDLHIRMNTQHTKSLDDVMRYLWQHHGKKDQGTPDDIIHRIVLDDMALPLASFLQDALYTTKELPVAALLNEFGVTLHKRPRIDGSDLGGKPAPRVAKNQFGAAFKAADTGVIITQVTENSPAYGAGLQVGDQLIALDGWQVTTGNLLSIYHQFSPSTQVTLDVLRHQRLKQLLMSVEAAIQDTVYLTVTDQAKLQKWLPSVKS; encoded by the coding sequence ATGTCACATGACTCTTTTGATATCCACTACACTGTTAATGTCTCATCTCTAGCTGGTCATTTGATTGACGTAAGCTTGCACATTAACCTCCCCTCAAACGAGGGCCACGAACTAAGCTTACCAGCCTGGATCCCTGGTAGTTACATGATCCGCGACTTTGCAAAAAACCTGGTAGAAGTAAGCGCAAAGCACAAAGACGGCAATGCCGTTGAAATACGCAAACTCGATAAGCAAACCTGGAAGCTTGCCGCCAATACGGGGCCAATTGAAGTGTGTTATCGCGTTTATGCGCACGACTTATCTGTGCGCAGTGCTTATGTCTTCGATGACTTTGCTTTTTTCAATGGAACCAGTGTGTTCTTGGCGCTGAAAAACCATCGAGATGTCCCTTCCTTGGTCACATTGGTTAAGCCGCAACTTGCGCCATGCGATAAATGGCGTGTTGCCACGACCCTCCCCCTAGCGAACACCACAAAGCACCACGAGTTCGGTGAATATCAGGCAAAAAATTATAACGAGTTAATCGACCACCCCATTTTACTCGGCAATTATGACGCTATCCCCTTCGACGTGGTGACACCTGTCAAGCAAACAGAAGGCGTAGATGCGCAGCATACCTGCCAATTTGAACTGATTTTAGCCGGTGGGCATCGCAGTGATACAAAGCGCATGGCTGAAGATTTACGCAAACTATGCGCACATCACTTTGCTCTGTTCGATGACACCCCTCCCGTGGATCGCTATTTATTTATCACCATGCTAACCGGCAAAGATTTCGGCGGCTTAGAGCACATATCATCCACTGCGTTATTGTACAGTCGCGATGATTTACCCAGTTTGGCGCAAGCTGACCATATGCCTGATGGCTATCGCACATTTTTGAGCCTATGTAGCCATGAATTTTTACATACATGGCATGTGAAGCGCACTAGACCGGCAGTATTGCAAGCCAGCGAACTGAGCCAAGAAACCTATACACCCCAGTTGTGGATCTACGAGGGTTTCACCAGTTATTACGACGACATCAGCTTAACGCGCAGCTATGTCACAGGCCATGAGAGCTATTTAGAAGTCTTGGGGCAAACCCTTACGCGATTAGAGCGTAACGCGGGTCGCTTCAAACAAACAGTGACAGATTCGAGTTTTGATGCATGGACCAAGTTTTACCAACAAGACGCCAGCGCGATCAACAATATTGTTAGTTACTACGTTAAGGGGGCTGTGATTGCTTTGTGCTTAGATTTACACATACGCATGAACACCCAGCATACAAAAAGTTTGGATGACGTTATGCGCTATCTCTGGCAACACCACGGCAAGAAAGACCAAGGTACCCCAGACGATATTATTCATCGCATCGTACTTGACGACATGGCGCTACCCTTAGCCTCGTTTTTACAAGATGCATTGTATACCACCAAGGAATTACCCGTGGCGGCCTTATTAAATGAGTTTGGGGTCACCTTGCACAAGCGCCCACGCATCGATGGCAGCGATTTGGGTGGAAAACCGGCTCCGCGTGTCGCAAAAAATCAATTTGGCGCAGCGTTTAAAGCCGCAGATACTGGCGTAATCATTACCCAAGTAACTGAAAACAGCCCTGCATATGGGGCCGGTCTGCAAGTTGGCGATCAGTTAATCGCCTTGGATGGCTGGCAAGTCACCACTGGCAATTTATTAAGTATCTACCATCAATTTTCACCCAGTACACAGGTAACACTCGATGTATTACGCCATCAGCGCTTAAAACAATTACTCATGTCAGTAGAAGCGGCCATACAAGACACAGTGTATTTAACCGTCACTGACCAAGCCAAGCTGCAAAAATGGTTACCTAGCGTCAAATCATAG
- a CDS encoding efflux RND transporter permease subunit, whose translation MILHIIRWSVNNRLLVLLLTAMVVALGLFSIKQTPVDAIPDLSDVQVIIKTSYPGQTPQVVEDQVTYPLTSAMLSVPGATTVRGFSFFGDSYVYVIFDDDTDPYWARTRVLEYLSQVSPSLPSQAKPQLGPDATGVGWVYIYALKDESGKHDLSELRSLQDWYLKFELQTVPGISEVAAIGGMVKQYQVVVDPNKLRAYNIPLSLIQTAIQAGNQEVGASVVEMAEAEYLVSTNGYLQSIEDLARIPLGFNDNGIPVLLRDIADIQLGPQMRRGIAELNGEGEVVGGIAVMRFGDNAQKTIDAFKQKLEALKQGLPEGVEVVPVYDRSELITSAVDHLWSKLIEELLIVGLVCAIFLFHVRSSLVAIVSLPLGILVAFIIMYWQGINANIMSLGGIAIAIGAMTDGAIVMIENMHKHMQDTELTDDNRWDIVIQSASEVGPALFFSLLIITVSFLPVFMLQAQEGRMFAPLAFTKTYAMAASAGLAISVVPVLMGYAIRGKVISEHKNPVNKGLIALYMPALKTVLRYPKSTVLVALMVTVVGFYPLNDIGSEFMPPLDEGDLMYMPTTYAGISVGKAREVLQQTDKLIRSVPEVKNVFGKIGRADTATDPAPLTMIETFIQFKPQDEWRPGMTKADIRNALEQAVNFPGVTNAWVMPIKTRIDMLATGIKTPVGIKVAGEDLAVIQKLGQDIERILSPMQGSASVYAERAVGGRYIKVDIDREAAARFGLSINTIGQVVSMAIGGVNVGESVEGLARYPINVRYPEAYRDSPEQIRLLPIVTASGQHITLADVARVYIDDGPAAIKSENARLNGWIFIDIEDIDVSHYVENGQALLKDNLELPPGYSVTWAGQYEYIERAKDKLNYVIPLTLAIIVLLLYLNFKRFAEVAIILGTLPLAMIGGVWLVYLADFNLSVAVGVGFIALAGVAVEIGVIMLVYLNQAYQGLTDRAQKERERISIEALRESVMQGAGLRVRPVMMTVATVIIGLLPVMYGSGTGSEVMSRIAAPMVGGMASALILSLLVVPAVYFLWRQHSLKNQ comes from the coding sequence ATGATCCTGCATATCATTCGTTGGTCCGTCAATAATAGATTATTAGTTTTGCTATTAACCGCTATGGTTGTAGCCCTGGGCTTGTTTAGTATTAAGCAAACGCCTGTGGATGCCATACCGGATCTGTCGGACGTTCAGGTTATTATTAAAACCAGTTACCCTGGGCAAACGCCGCAAGTGGTGGAAGATCAGGTTACGTACCCATTGACCAGTGCAATGTTATCGGTGCCTGGGGCAACCACGGTTCGTGGCTTTTCGTTTTTCGGCGATTCCTACGTTTACGTTATATTTGATGATGATACTGACCCTTATTGGGCACGTACCCGAGTGCTAGAGTATTTATCTCAGGTGAGCCCAAGCTTGCCTTCTCAAGCAAAACCTCAGTTGGGGCCCGATGCTACAGGAGTAGGTTGGGTGTATATCTACGCCCTGAAGGATGAAAGTGGAAAGCATGATTTAAGCGAGCTGCGCTCATTGCAAGATTGGTACTTAAAGTTTGAATTACAAACTGTACCGGGTATCTCTGAGGTAGCCGCAATCGGTGGCATGGTCAAGCAATATCAAGTAGTGGTAGACCCAAATAAGCTACGCGCCTATAACATTCCACTCAGTTTGATTCAAACCGCAATTCAAGCAGGTAATCAAGAAGTAGGCGCTTCAGTGGTTGAAATGGCCGAAGCGGAATATTTGGTCTCCACCAATGGCTATTTGCAAAGTATCGAAGATTTAGCACGTATTCCACTTGGGTTTAATGACAATGGTATACCTGTGTTACTGCGCGACATTGCAGATATTCAGTTAGGGCCGCAGATGCGCCGTGGCATTGCCGAATTGAACGGCGAAGGGGAAGTGGTTGGGGGCATTGCGGTCATGCGTTTTGGTGATAATGCGCAAAAAACCATAGACGCTTTTAAACAGAAACTTGAGGCACTGAAACAGGGGCTACCAGAAGGGGTAGAAGTGGTACCGGTTTATGACCGCTCTGAACTTATTACCAGCGCGGTGGATCATTTGTGGTCAAAGTTAATTGAAGAGCTGCTAATTGTCGGCTTGGTATGCGCCATATTTTTATTTCACGTGCGCTCATCTTTGGTCGCCATTGTCAGTTTGCCACTAGGTATTTTAGTCGCATTTATCATCATGTACTGGCAAGGCATTAACGCAAATATTATGTCTCTCGGAGGGATTGCTATCGCAATTGGGGCAATGACTGACGGTGCTATTGTCATGATAGAAAACATGCATAAGCATATGCAGGACACCGAACTGACAGACGATAACCGCTGGGATATCGTCATTCAGTCGGCGTCAGAAGTTGGGCCTGCATTGTTTTTCAGTTTGTTGATTATCACGGTCAGTTTTTTACCTGTTTTTATGCTTCAAGCGCAAGAAGGGCGCATGTTTGCGCCGCTGGCGTTTACGAAAACCTATGCTATGGCTGCATCAGCGGGCTTGGCTATAAGCGTGGTGCCTGTGCTAATGGGATACGCGATCCGCGGTAAGGTGATCAGTGAGCATAAAAATCCAGTTAATAAAGGGCTTATTGCTCTTTATATGCCAGCCCTTAAAACCGTTTTACGTTACCCAAAAAGTACAGTACTTGTCGCATTGATGGTTACTGTTGTTGGTTTTTATCCTCTTAATGACATAGGCAGTGAGTTTATGCCACCCCTTGATGAAGGGGATTTAATGTATATGCCAACCACTTATGCGGGGATATCTGTGGGCAAAGCGAGGGAAGTTCTTCAGCAAACCGATAAGCTCATACGTAGTGTACCAGAGGTGAAAAATGTGTTCGGCAAGATTGGTAGAGCAGACACAGCTACTGATCCTGCGCCTTTGACCATGATTGAGACATTTATTCAATTTAAACCTCAAGACGAGTGGCGTCCGGGCATGACTAAAGCAGATATACGAAACGCACTGGAGCAGGCGGTCAATTTCCCTGGGGTGACAAACGCATGGGTGATGCCGATAAAAACGCGTATTGATATGCTCGCTACAGGAATTAAAACCCCTGTTGGTATCAAAGTGGCGGGTGAGGATTTAGCGGTTATTCAAAAACTAGGGCAAGACATTGAACGTATCTTATCGCCAATGCAAGGCTCTGCTTCTGTGTATGCAGAGCGTGCGGTTGGTGGGCGCTATATTAAGGTAGATATCGACCGAGAAGCCGCTGCCCGCTTTGGCTTAAGTATTAATACTATTGGGCAAGTGGTTTCGATGGCAATCGGCGGGGTTAATGTAGGGGAGTCCGTTGAAGGGTTAGCTCGTTACCCGATTAACGTGCGTTACCCTGAGGCCTATCGCGACTCGCCTGAGCAAATCCGTTTATTACCGATTGTTACCGCAAGTGGTCAGCATATTACCTTGGCAGACGTGGCCCGTGTGTATATCGATGATGGACCTGCGGCAATCAAAAGCGAAAATGCGCGGCTAAACGGTTGGATATTCATTGATATTGAAGATATCGATGTTAGCCATTATGTAGAAAACGGACAGGCTTTACTCAAAGATAATCTCGAATTGCCACCAGGCTACAGCGTCACTTGGGCGGGGCAATATGAGTATATCGAGCGAGCAAAAGATAAACTGAATTATGTTATTCCGTTAACTCTTGCCATTATCGTTTTGCTTTTGTACCTGAACTTTAAGCGCTTTGCAGAAGTGGCTATCATTCTGGGGACTTTACCTTTGGCGATGATTGGTGGCGTATGGCTGGTATATTTAGCGGACTTTAATCTATCGGTTGCAGTTGGGGTTGGTTTTATCGCTTTGGCGGGCGTCGCTGTTGAAATTGGCGTTATCATGCTGGTGTATTTAAATCAGGCCTATCAAGGGCTAACCGATAGAGCGCAAAAAGAGCGGGAGCGTATTAGCATAGAAGCGCTGCGCGAAAGTGTGATGCAAGGCGCAGGGCTCAGAGTACGCCCTGTGATGATGACGGTGGCCACGGTCATTATTGGATTGTTGCCCGTGATGTACGGCAGCGGCACGGGTTCAGAGGTTATGAGCAGAATTGCCGCCCCTATGGTCGGGGGAATGGCAAGCGCGCTAATATTGAGTTTATTGGTCGTGCCTGCAGTGTATTTCTTGTGGCGACAGCACAGCTTAAAAAATCAGTAA
- a CDS encoding PilZ domain-containing protein, which translates to MIVDLQIHSPTLKRRVKTEFVGMDGNRSLIFRFPDENKWAGLGGAIYMNNTMIVRCILEDETGEIVAFKVKIIIVITKPSKLIFTSLPESLQSHGLRTEQRAQTRIAALLIDSQERSHIVPCLVRDISNQGCMISIGRDAKGVRPIVDQELELLIPNSEGDDISLSGHVRNKKEDDSRHYFGIKFCDDENDVAKLLSQLLINID; encoded by the coding sequence ATGATCGTTGACTTACAAATTCATTCACCCACGTTAAAGAGACGGGTTAAAACCGAATTTGTTGGAATGGATGGAAATCGTAGTTTGATTTTTCGTTTTCCCGATGAAAATAAATGGGCGGGGTTAGGCGGTGCCATTTATATGAACAATACCATGATAGTGCGCTGCATACTGGAAGACGAAACCGGTGAAATTGTGGCATTTAAAGTCAAAATCATCATAGTGATCACGAAACCGTCAAAGCTGATTTTTACCTCATTGCCAGAAAGCTTACAAAGCCATGGTTTGCGAACAGAGCAGCGCGCCCAAACGCGGATTGCCGCCTTGTTGATAGACAGCCAAGAGCGTAGCCATATAGTGCCCTGTTTAGTGCGTGATATCTCTAATCAAGGTTGCATGATCAGCATAGGCCGAGATGCCAAAGGTGTAAGACCAATTGTTGATCAAGAGCTTGAATTGCTCATCCCTAATTCTGAAGGGGACGATATTAGTCTGTCAGGGCATGTACGCAATAAAAAAGAAGACGATAGTCGTCACTATTTTGGTATTAAGTTTTGTGATGATGAAAATGATGTGGCTAAACTGCTGTCGCAACTACTGATCAATATTGATTAA
- the add gene encoding adenosine deaminase, whose translation MQTQPFDMQQFICNMPKAELHVHLEGTLEPELSFALATKNNIPLEYDTPEQLVAAYDFHDLPSFLKIYYAGMNVLQHEEDFYQLTWDYLAKAASENIVYVELFFDPQAHTCRGVSFETIITGIHKAQLDAEQKLGIRSQLIMCFLRELSAESAMEHLKLAMPYLPWLVGVGLDSNEQDNPPSKFAQVFEYARALDLKLTMHCDVNQQNTLEHIKQCVDDIQVDRIDHGVNALQDSALLASIKQKQLGLTVCPVSNRFVVQSLTSNEIRQMLEHELLVTINSDDPAYFRAYLNDNFIALQKEGHFSAQDIITMVKNAFNIAWLKDTEISQYLYQVDQYVKQSHHQAA comes from the coding sequence ATGCAAACTCAACCATTCGATATGCAGCAGTTCATTTGCAATATGCCTAAAGCTGAACTGCATGTTCACCTTGAAGGCACCCTTGAGCCTGAGTTAAGTTTCGCTTTAGCCACTAAGAACAATATTCCATTAGAGTATGACACCCCAGAGCAACTTGTTGCCGCTTATGACTTTCATGACTTACCTTCTTTTTTAAAAATATACTACGCAGGCATGAACGTACTGCAGCATGAAGAAGATTTTTATCAACTCACTTGGGATTATTTAGCCAAAGCAGCTAGCGAAAATATCGTATATGTGGAGCTTTTCTTTGATCCCCAAGCGCATACATGCCGGGGAGTTAGCTTTGAAACCATCATTACCGGTATTCATAAGGCGCAACTTGATGCAGAGCAAAAGCTCGGTATACGTAGCCAGCTCATCATGTGTTTCTTGCGCGAGCTCAGCGCAGAGTCAGCAATGGAGCATCTCAAGCTCGCCATGCCCTATTTGCCGTGGCTAGTCGGTGTAGGACTAGACTCTAACGAGCAAGACAACCCACCATCTAAATTTGCTCAGGTGTTTGAATACGCTCGCGCGCTGGACTTAAAACTAACAATGCACTGCGACGTCAACCAACAAAATACCTTAGAGCATATCAAGCAGTGTGTAGATGATATTCAAGTGGATCGCATCGACCACGGGGTAAATGCCTTACAAGACTCAGCTTTATTGGCCTCTATCAAACAAAAACAACTTGGTTTAACGGTTTGCCCAGTATCTAATCGGTTCGTCGTACAGTCATTAACCTCAAACGAAATTCGTCAGATGCTTGAGCACGAATTATTAGTCACCATAAACTCCGATGACCCTGCCTATTTTCGTGCTTACCTAAATGACAATTTTATCGCACTGCAAAAAGAAGGACATTTTAGCGCACAAGATATCATCACTATGGTAAAGAATGCCTTTAACATAGCCTGGTTAAAAGACACGGAAATTAGCCAATATCTTTATCAAGTAGACCAATACGTCAAGCAGTCACATCATCAAGCGGCTTAA